Proteins encoded by one window of Brienomyrus brachyistius isolate T26 chromosome 1, BBRACH_0.4, whole genome shotgun sequence:
- the crebl2 gene encoding cAMP-responsive element-binding protein-like 2 isoform X1: MDDSKMVGGKVKKPGKRGRKPAKIDLKAKLERSRQSARECRARKKLRYQYLEELVSSKERAICALREELEMYKQWCSAMDQGKIPSEIKALLTGDEQKTSQSTSKPPKNGKGHTASNGQSKLV; this comes from the exons ATGGACGACAGCAAG ATGGTGGGTGGCAAAGTGAAGAAGCCGGGCAAGCGTGGACGCAAACCGGCCAAAATCGACCTGAAGGCCAAGCTGGAGCGGAGCAGGCAGAGCGCACGGGAGTGTCGGGCCCGCAAGAAGCTGCGCTACCAGTATTTGGAGGAGCTGGTGTCCAGCAAAGAGAGGGCCATCTGTGCGCTGCGGGAGGAGCTGGAGATG TACAAGCAGTGGTGTTCCGCGATGGACCAGGGGAAGATCCCGTCCGAAATCAAGGCCTTGCTGACGGGAGATGAGCAGAAGACATCCCAAAGCACCAGCAAGCCTCCTAAGAATGGAAAGGGTCACACAGCCAGTAACGGGCAGAGTAAGTTGGTTTAG
- the LOC125750429 gene encoding probable G-protein coupled receptor 19 — translation MVYAHSTDTTKPSLQSTASTTSVFFNSSEGDNATPWPSVSSLPDCPRQGSPTIPSPNGSLPSYTLLPGEAVPLGLALGAVWLVSVFGNALVCLVIHRSRRAQSTTNYFVVSVSCGDLLMSLGCTPFTLLQVVSGQWPLGSGLCKVVRYIQYLTPGMQSYVLLSICLDRFYTIVYPLSFKVSREKAKKMILASWTFNAALVSPCFFFYGSSMHSHCNFFLPGSWDGILYGVVHLLFGFLLPVVLILLFYQKVVKYIWRIGTDGRTVRRTMNIVPRTKVKTIKMFLLLNAVFLVTWIPFYIAQLWHPREDGSQQGASFFMAITLVSFSSSAFKPTLYCVYNANFRRGMKETFCMSSMKCYRSNAYTITTSSRMAKKNYVGVVEIPALAQHRSVTKESVYSTFDREAKEKKLAWPINTNPPNTFV, via the coding sequence ATGGTGTATGCCCACTCGACGGACACCACAAAGCCGTCTCTGCAGTCTACTGCCAGCACTACTTCAGTGTTCTTCAACTCCAGTGAGGGGGACAATGCGACCCCCTGGCCCAGTGTCTCGAGCCTGCCTGACTGCCCCCGACAGGGTTCCCCCACCATTCCCAGTCCTAATGGCTCCCTCCCCTCATACACATTGTTGCCAGGAGAGGCGGTCCCCCTTGGCCTTGCTCTTGGAGCTGTCTGGCTGGTTTCGGTGTTCGGCAACGCCTTGGTCTGCCTGGTCATCCACCGTAGCCGCAGGGCCCAGTCTACCACCAACTACTTCGTGGTATCGGTGTCATGTGGGGACCTGCTGATGAGTCTGGGCTGCACCCCATTCACTCTGCTGCAGGTGGTCTCCGGACAGTGGCCGTTGGGTAGTGGCCTTTGCAAGGTGGTGCGCTACATCCAGTACTTGACCCCTGGCATGCAGAGCTATGTGCTGCTGTCCATCTGCCTGGACCGCTTCTACACTATCGTCTACCCGCTCAGCTTCAAGGTGTCCCGGGAGAAAGCCAAGAAGATGATACTGGCGTCATGGACCTTCAACGCAGCACTCGTGTCCCCCTGTTTCTTCTTCTATGGTTCATCGATGCACAGTCACTGTAACTTCTTTCTCCCGGGCAGCTGGGATGGCATTCTCTATGGCGTGGTACACCTGCTCTTTggtttcctgctgcctgttgTCCTCATACTCCTGTTCTACCAAAAAGTGGTAAAGTACATCTGGAGGATTGGTACAGATGGACGCACAGTGAGGAGGACAATGAACATTGTCCCCAGGACTAAGGTCAAGACCATTAAGATGTTTCTTTTGCTCAATGCTGTCTTTCTTGTAACCTGGATACCGTTCTACATTGCCCAGCTGTGGCACCCCCGTGAAGATGGCTCACAGCAGGGCGCGTCTTTCTTCATGGCCATCACGTTggtctccttcagctcctcTGCCTTCAAACCCACGCTGTACTGTGTTTACAATGCTAACTTCCGGCGGGGCATGAAGGAGACCTTCTGTATGTCGTCCATGAAGTGTTACCGCAGTAATGCGTACACCATCACCACAAGCTCCCGGATGGCCAAGAAGAACTACGTGGGGGTTGTGGAGATCCCCGCCCTGGCACAGCACAGGTCCGTCACCAAGGAGTCTGTCTACAGCACCTTCGACCGTGAGGCAAAGGAGAAGAAGCTGGCATGGCCTATCAACACCAACCCACCCAACACATTTGTGTGA
- the crebl2 gene encoding cAMP-responsive element-binding protein-like 2 isoform X2, whose product MVGGKVKKPGKRGRKPAKIDLKAKLERSRQSARECRARKKLRYQYLEELVSSKERAICALREELEMYKQWCSAMDQGKIPSEIKALLTGDEQKTSQSTSKPPKNGKGHTASNGQSKLV is encoded by the exons ATGGTGGGTGGCAAAGTGAAGAAGCCGGGCAAGCGTGGACGCAAACCGGCCAAAATCGACCTGAAGGCCAAGCTGGAGCGGAGCAGGCAGAGCGCACGGGAGTGTCGGGCCCGCAAGAAGCTGCGCTACCAGTATTTGGAGGAGCTGGTGTCCAGCAAAGAGAGGGCCATCTGTGCGCTGCGGGAGGAGCTGGAGATG TACAAGCAGTGGTGTTCCGCGATGGACCAGGGGAAGATCCCGTCCGAAATCAAGGCCTTGCTGACGGGAGATGAGCAGAAGACATCCCAAAGCACCAGCAAGCCTCCTAAGAATGGAAAGGGTCACACAGCCAGTAACGGGCAGAGTAAGTTGGTTTAG